From one Streptomyces sp. CA-210063 genomic stretch:
- a CDS encoding oligopeptide/dipeptide ABC transporter ATP-binding protein, producing the protein MTEQTASGTDLLSVRDLDVTYRRPGRRGGPVHAVRGVDLTVRRGETVGLVGESGSGKSTIGSAVLGLVPATGGSVSFDGTDITHSSRADRRLLARRMQVVFQDPYGSMNPAHTVGDTLSEALRHNLGLPGDEIEKRVLRALDDVGLPPGAARRYPAAFSGGQRQRIAIARALVMEPDFIVCDEAVSALDLSVQAQVLNLLAQLKRTRSLSYLFISHDLSVVRYLSDTIVVLYAGRVVERGPAAQIADHPAHPYTRALLAAAPVPDPVIQRRRQAERRRVVAATPATGRTSQGCDFAPRCPFAQETCWSTRPELTDHDGVAVACHRYDQVMAEAA; encoded by the coding sequence ATGACTGAGCAAACCGCTTCGGGCACGGACCTGTTGAGCGTGCGCGACCTGGACGTCACCTACCGGCGGCCGGGCCGGCGCGGCGGTCCCGTCCATGCCGTGCGCGGTGTCGACCTGACGGTGCGGCGCGGCGAGACCGTCGGCCTGGTGGGCGAGTCCGGCTCCGGCAAGTCGACCATCGGCTCGGCCGTCCTCGGCCTCGTGCCCGCGACCGGCGGAAGCGTCTCCTTCGACGGCACGGACATCACCCACAGCTCACGCGCGGACCGCCGCCTGCTCGCCCGCCGCATGCAGGTCGTCTTCCAAGACCCGTACGGCTCCATGAACCCCGCTCACACGGTCGGCGACACCCTCTCCGAGGCCCTGCGCCACAACCTGGGCCTGCCCGGGGACGAGATCGAGAAGCGGGTGCTGCGCGCTCTCGACGACGTGGGGCTGCCACCGGGCGCCGCCCGCCGCTACCCGGCGGCGTTCTCCGGCGGCCAGCGGCAACGCATCGCCATCGCACGGGCCCTGGTCATGGAACCGGACTTCATCGTCTGCGACGAGGCCGTCAGCGCCCTGGACCTGTCGGTACAGGCCCAAGTCCTCAACCTTCTGGCCCAGTTGAAGCGCACCCGCAGCCTCAGCTACCTCTTCATCTCACACGACCTGTCCGTGGTGCGCTACCTCAGCGACACCATCGTCGTCCTCTACGCGGGCCGGGTCGTCGAGCGGGGCCCGGCGGCGCAGATCGCCGACCACCCCGCCCACCCGTACACCCGCGCGCTGCTGGCGGCGGCGCCGGTCCCGGACCCTGTGATCCAGCGCCGACGGCAGGCGGAACGTCGGCGTGTGGTCGCCGCCACCCCGGCCACAGGCCGTACCAGCCAGGGTTGCGACTTCGCCCCGCGCTGCCCGTTCGCCCAGGAGACCTGCTGGAGCACCCGGCCCGAGCTGACCGACCACGACGGTGTCGCCGTCGCCTGCCATCGCTACGACCAGGTCATGGCCGAGGCCGCGTGA
- a CDS encoding aldehyde dehydrogenase family protein: MTTTAPAPLDISVLLPDGTHLVAGEWVSARSKATLDVVNPATGAVIARVPRGTAKDIDDAVRAAEDALPAWRDTSPASRSELLYRWAELVREHDDAINRLEAIEVGHPVGPSPIAARLTYLAGKADKVFGDTLPTRSPDVLGLTLREPYGVVGAIIPWNAPGPMTVFNTAAPIAAGNTVVLKPAEDAPLTALYLAHLAQEAGIPPGVLNVVTGYGTEAGAALPDHPGIRKVSFTGSPATGTAVMEACARNLIPLQLELGGKSPQLVLPDADLAKAVPAIVRSIVMNSGQVCAAGSRVLVHSSLHDRLVSEVADAFRAVRVGLWDQQVDMGPLINARQEKRVLDYLAIGKAEGAEVVVGGGKLTGEPYDDGYFVEPTLFDRVTPGMRIAQEEIFGPVLSVLTYDDEDEAVAIANGTRYGLTATLWTQDVGRAVRLARRVQAGQVAVNTLGDGGPAGAIGAPFGGYKHSGFGRSMGPDYLEDWTQVKCVVINAG; the protein is encoded by the coding sequence ATGACCACCACCGCACCTGCCCCGCTCGACATCTCCGTGCTGCTGCCCGACGGCACGCACCTCGTCGCTGGCGAGTGGGTCTCCGCCCGCTCCAAGGCGACCCTCGACGTCGTCAATCCGGCGACCGGCGCCGTCATCGCGCGCGTCCCCCGCGGCACCGCCAAGGATATCGACGACGCCGTACGAGCAGCGGAGGACGCACTGCCCGCCTGGCGTGACACCAGCCCCGCCAGCCGCAGCGAACTCCTCTACCGCTGGGCCGAGTTGGTCCGCGAGCACGACGACGCCATCAACCGTCTGGAGGCGATCGAGGTCGGCCACCCCGTCGGCCCTTCGCCCATCGCGGCCCGGCTGACCTACCTCGCCGGGAAGGCCGACAAGGTATTCGGCGACACCCTGCCCACCCGCTCCCCGGACGTCCTGGGCCTGACCCTGCGCGAGCCCTACGGCGTGGTCGGCGCGATCATCCCGTGGAACGCGCCGGGCCCGATGACGGTCTTCAACACCGCGGCCCCTATCGCGGCCGGCAACACCGTCGTCCTCAAGCCGGCCGAGGACGCGCCGCTGACCGCCCTCTACCTGGCCCACCTCGCGCAGGAGGCCGGCATCCCGCCCGGCGTCCTCAACGTAGTCACCGGCTACGGCACCGAGGCCGGAGCCGCGCTGCCCGACCACCCCGGCATCCGCAAGGTGAGCTTCACCGGCTCGCCCGCCACCGGCACCGCCGTCATGGAGGCCTGCGCCCGTAACCTCATCCCGCTCCAGCTCGAACTCGGCGGTAAGTCACCGCAGTTGGTCCTGCCGGACGCCGACCTCGCCAAGGCCGTACCGGCGATCGTGCGCAGCATCGTCATGAACAGCGGCCAGGTCTGCGCCGCGGGTTCCCGGGTCCTGGTCCACTCCTCCCTCCACGACCGCCTCGTCTCCGAGGTGGCGGACGCCTTCCGCGCAGTCCGGGTCGGGCTGTGGGACCAGCAGGTCGACATGGGTCCGCTGATCAACGCCCGGCAGGAGAAGCGCGTGCTCGACTACCTCGCCATCGGCAAGGCGGAGGGCGCCGAAGTCGTCGTCGGCGGCGGCAAGTTGACCGGAGAGCCGTACGACGACGGCTACTTCGTCGAACCGACCCTCTTCGACCGGGTCACCCCTGGGATGCGCATCGCCCAGGAGGAGATCTTCGGCCCGGTCCTGTCGGTCCTCACCTACGACGACGAGGACGAGGCCGTCGCCATCGCCAACGGCACCCGCTACGGACTGACCGCCACCCTGTGGACCCAGGACGTGGGGCGGGCGGTGCGCCTCGCCCGCCGGGTCCAGGCCGGCCAGGTCGCCGTCAACACCCTCGGCGACGGCGGGCCGGCCGGGGCGATCGGGGCACCCTTCGGTGGCTACAAGCACAGCGGCTTCGGCCGCTCCATGGGTCCGGACTACCTGGAGGACTGGACGCAGGTGAAGTGCGTCGTCATCAACGCCGGTTGA
- a CDS encoding alpha/beta hydrolase-fold protein: MASGADLRFDGTVQPAGTGMETTPTPPTTPTPVVIWVLPYGIEEYEAGRNHTNVDSEYPTPILSYLAYGYAVISASYASQASMGKDLRLLIAYLKAHADDLVIDTDTIGVVTATRTGYTASIPVRAGKAGNVADLAVGAAKDTDYQALIYDPLTMTTPDVVWIDPCIHTSELGAYRVFPTPSRGQGSYASYAVYLPDAYAEKPHQRFPVIYFLHGGNGNQREAKHWLMTQVDNLIKAGELPPTIVVCAQGLSIGWYVNARETVDGVLSGPVEDVIVMDLIPHIDASYRTIARCEGRGTEG, translated from the coding sequence GTGGCCAGCGGCGCGGACCTGCGGTTCGACGGCACCGTCCAGCCGGCCGGCACCGGAATGGAGACCACACCCACCCCGCCCACGACACCCACCCCGGTGGTCATCTGGGTCCTGCCCTACGGCATCGAGGAGTACGAGGCCGGTCGCAACCACACCAACGTAGACAGTGAGTACCCCACCCCGATCCTCAGTTACCTCGCTTACGGATACGCGGTCATCAGCGCCTCGTACGCCTCTCAGGCGTCCATGGGCAAGGACCTCAGACTGCTGATCGCGTATCTGAAGGCGCACGCCGACGACTTGGTCATCGACACGGACACCATCGGCGTCGTCACCGCCACGCGCACCGGCTACACAGCGAGCATCCCCGTCAGAGCCGGCAAAGCGGGGAACGTGGCCGACCTGGCGGTCGGGGCGGCCAAGGACACGGACTACCAGGCGCTCATCTACGACCCGCTCACCATGACCACACCGGACGTCGTCTGGATCGACCCCTGCATCCACACCAGCGAGCTCGGCGCGTACCGCGTCTTCCCGACGCCCTCGCGCGGACAGGGCAGTTACGCCAGCTACGCGGTCTACCTGCCCGACGCCTACGCCGAGAAACCGCACCAGCGCTTCCCGGTGATCTACTTCCTGCACGGCGGCAACGGCAACCAGCGCGAGGCGAAGCACTGGCTGATGACGCAGGTGGACAACCTCATCAAGGCCGGAGAGCTGCCGCCCACCATCGTCGTCTGCGCACAGGGCCTGTCGATCGGCTGGTACGTGAACGCCCGTGAGACCGTGGACGGCGTCCTGAGCGGCCCCGTCGAGGATGTGATCGTCATGGACCTGATCCCGCACATCGATGCCAGCTACCGCACCATCGCCCGCTGTGAGGGCCGCGGCACCGAGGGCTGA
- a CDS encoding multidrug effflux MFS transporter, translating to MEHGTDLPATMLLALALAYGVSPLAIDMYLSAFPRMARDLHASATGVQLTLTAFMTGLAVGQLVIGPLSDRWGRRRPLLAGTAVSVLAGLLCAAAPSVGMLVAARFMHGVSGAAGIVIARAVVGDRARGAGAARAYGLLMMTAGVAPVVAPLIGGALVGAVGWRGIFLVLAGLGALTFLGALFLVPETLPPDRRSGGGFVTTLRRTGILLADRPFLGYAFAFAFGFGTLFSYLAASPFVYQNVFGLSIGTYAVILAANAVGFTATSALNRRVVRRFGARLLLRVGLVVMAVCATTLCLLAGTGLFVRDVAVPLVFVTVSSLGLIAANATALAVARAPQAAGSASAILGALQFGLAAIVSPLVGLGGEHTAVPMTVAMAASTVVAGSAVLALAGTDRDGDELA from the coding sequence GTGGAACACGGAACGGACCTGCCGGCCACGATGCTGCTGGCGCTGGCCCTGGCCTACGGAGTCTCCCCGCTGGCCATCGACATGTATCTGTCGGCGTTTCCGCGCATGGCGCGTGACCTGCATGCCTCGGCCACCGGCGTCCAGCTGACGCTGACCGCGTTCATGACCGGCCTGGCCGTCGGGCAACTGGTCATCGGGCCGCTGTCGGACCGCTGGGGCCGGCGTCGGCCGCTGCTGGCCGGGACCGCGGTGAGCGTGCTCGCGGGGCTGCTCTGCGCCGCTGCGCCCTCCGTCGGAATGCTTGTCGCGGCCCGTTTCATGCACGGCGTCAGCGGCGCCGCCGGGATCGTCATAGCCCGTGCTGTGGTCGGGGACCGGGCGCGCGGGGCGGGGGCGGCCCGGGCGTACGGACTGCTGATGATGACGGCGGGCGTGGCACCGGTCGTCGCCCCGCTGATCGGGGGAGCACTGGTCGGTGCCGTCGGCTGGCGCGGGATCTTCCTCGTCCTCGCGGGGCTGGGGGCACTGACGTTCCTCGGCGCGCTCTTCCTGGTTCCCGAGACTCTGCCGCCCGACCGGCGGAGCGGCGGAGGGTTCGTCACCACCCTCCGCCGTACCGGCATCCTCCTCGCCGACCGCCCGTTCCTCGGTTACGCCTTTGCCTTCGCCTTCGGGTTCGGCACCCTGTTCAGCTACCTCGCGGCGTCGCCGTTCGTCTACCAGAACGTCTTCGGTCTCTCGATCGGGACCTACGCGGTGATCCTGGCTGCCAACGCCGTCGGATTCACCGCCACCAGCGCCCTCAACCGGCGGGTCGTCCGGCGCTTCGGCGCCCGTCTCCTGCTGCGCGTCGGCCTCGTCGTCATGGCGGTCTGCGCTACGACGCTGTGCCTGCTCGCCGGCACCGGACTGTTCGTCCGCGACGTCGCCGTCCCATTGGTCTTCGTGACGGTGTCGTCGCTCGGTCTGATCGCGGCCAACGCCACGGCGCTCGCCGTCGCCCGGGCCCCGCAGGCGGCGGGCAGCGCGTCGGCGATCCTCGGGGCTCTGCAGTTCGGTCTGGCCGCCATCGTCTCGCCGCTGGTCGGCCTGGGTGGCGAGCACACCGCCGTCCCCATGACCGTGGCCATGGCCGCCTCGACGGTCGTGGCGGGATCGGCAGTGCTGGCGCTGGCGGGAACCGACCGGGACGGTGATGAACTCGCCTGA
- the paaZ gene encoding phenylacetic acid degradation bifunctional protein PaaZ: protein MLQSFLQDTWVTPTVTPASAVAVRDAVTGETVCHVSSEGLDVAGAFAHARCVGGPALRDLTFPQRADLLDAVAAAVRARREELYALSARAGATLPDARYDVDGGIRVLRDYATRARRELPDAPYLLEGPAERLARGEDFLGLHLVTPSPGLMLQVNAFNFPVWAPLEKLAQAVLAGMPSVVKPATPTAYLTEHLVRIVTEAGVLPPGALQMVVGSARTALDLLHEQDVLSFTGSAATAETLRTQPNLVARSIRFNAEADSVNAIVLAPDVEPGSPLFEAFVREVVTEMTVKAGQKCTAIRRVLVPQEHELAALDAISAELAGVTIGNPGAEGVRMGAVVSLEQREDVRRAVRAIVESGRFVYGDPGKVRVVDADPERGAFLDTLLISADPDASAPHEVEPFGPAATVLAYRDTAHATDLVARGRGSLAASVVGDDLAWTTAFVREAAPWHGRLHLLDSTNMTQTTGHGSPLPALRHGGPGRAGGGSEMGGTRGVVDLMQRTALQASPRLLDTLRNGHARPPADSA, encoded by the coding sequence ATGCTCCAGAGTTTTCTGCAGGACACCTGGGTCACCCCCACGGTCACGCCCGCATCGGCGGTCGCCGTACGCGACGCGGTCACCGGCGAGACGGTCTGCCACGTCTCCTCCGAAGGGCTCGACGTCGCCGGGGCGTTCGCCCACGCACGATGCGTCGGCGGTCCCGCCCTGCGCGACCTCACCTTCCCGCAGCGAGCCGACCTCCTGGACGCGGTCGCCGCAGCCGTCCGCGCACGCCGCGAGGAGCTGTACGCGCTGTCGGCCCGCGCCGGAGCGACCCTGCCGGACGCCCGGTACGACGTCGACGGCGGCATCCGCGTCCTGCGCGACTACGCCACCCGCGCACGCCGCGAACTGCCGGACGCCCCCTATCTGTTGGAGGGCCCCGCCGAACGCCTCGCGCGCGGTGAGGACTTCCTCGGCCTCCACCTCGTCACCCCCTCACCGGGCCTGATGCTCCAGGTGAACGCCTTCAACTTCCCGGTCTGGGCCCCGCTGGAGAAGCTGGCCCAGGCGGTGCTGGCCGGCATGCCCAGCGTGGTGAAGCCGGCCACCCCCACCGCGTACCTCACCGAACACCTCGTCCGGATCGTCACCGAGGCCGGAGTCCTGCCGCCCGGAGCCCTGCAGATGGTCGTCGGCTCGGCGCGCACGGCGCTCGATCTGCTCCACGAACAGGACGTGCTGTCTTTCACCGGCTCGGCCGCTACCGCCGAGACACTGCGCACGCAGCCGAACCTGGTCGCCCGCTCCATCCGCTTCAACGCGGAGGCCGACTCCGTCAACGCCATCGTCCTCGCGCCGGACGTCGAGCCCGGATCCCCGCTGTTCGAAGCCTTCGTCCGCGAGGTCGTGACCGAGATGACGGTCAAGGCCGGCCAGAAGTGCACCGCGATCCGCCGGGTCCTCGTCCCGCAGGAGCATGAACTCGCCGCGCTGGACGCGATCTCGGCCGAGCTGGCAGGGGTGACCATCGGCAACCCCGGTGCGGAGGGCGTCCGGATGGGGGCGGTCGTCAGCCTGGAACAACGCGAGGACGTACGGCGGGCGGTCCGCGCCATCGTCGAGTCCGGCCGCTTCGTGTACGGTGACCCGGGCAAGGTGCGTGTGGTGGACGCCGACCCGGAGCGGGGCGCCTTCCTGGACACGCTGTTGATCTCCGCGGACCCGGACGCCTCGGCACCCCACGAGGTCGAACCCTTCGGACCGGCCGCGACCGTGCTGGCGTACCGCGACACCGCCCACGCCACGGACCTGGTGGCGCGCGGCCGAGGCAGCCTCGCCGCCTCCGTGGTCGGCGACGACCTCGCCTGGACGACCGCCTTCGTCCGGGAGGCGGCTCCCTGGCACGGGCGCCTCCACCTGCTGGACTCGACGAACATGACGCAGACCACCGGGCACGGATCCCCGCTCCCCGCCCTGCGCCACGGCGGCCCGGGCCGGGCCGGCGGGGGATCGGAAATGGGGGGCACCCGCGGTGTCGTGGACCTGATGCAGCGAACGGCACTCCAGGCATCACCGAGGCTGCTGGACACCCTCCGGAACGGGCACGCGCGGCCGCCGGCCGACTCCGCGTGA